GAAGTTGTTAGCAGCTGGATTTCTCGAAGTTGGCAGGTTTGCCCAGGCTTTGTGCCTTGGATATTTCATGCAAGGACAGTTCCTCAGCAGTCTGCGCATCCAGGCGTAACGTGGCATAAGATGAAGGCACGGATTCTTGCTCCAAGATGCTTGTCATAAGTTttccctcctcctgtgctgctgaagGATGTGGTGCCCGGGCTGGTGATGCTCTGGGCCAGTTCACGATTGTCTGTCTCCCCTCTTGAGTTTCTCAGCTGCCAGGAGCATTCTGCAGGGATATGTGCTCCATAAGACGTGCACAATTTGGGGCTGTCCACTTCTCTCCAGGCTCCTATTTGTCCTTGCATCTGTCCTTTGGTTCAGGCTCATCCCTCGAGCGCCAGACCTGTGTCGCTGCTCAGGTTCCTCTCCCGCAGGCTGTGGCTGGTGCTGGGTTTTGAGGCTGAGCTCAGGCGATCCTGGGATCACCCTCGATGTGTCCTGCTGGGGACGCAGTGGCCCGGGCACGTAAAGGGCCCCGGCACTGGAGGACTCCTTTTGCAGGTCGCACCCGGCGGTGGGtccggcggcgggcggctgaACAGCCGGAAGGAAGCAGGGCTGCTGGCCGCGGTGATGCTGACGCAGAAGATCGTGGTGTGTCTGTCGGACACCACGCTCATGGACATCCTCCCCAAAATCAGCCAGGAGGTGCTGCTGCCGGTGCTGGGCTTCCTCACTTCACTGGCCGTCGGGTAAGCGCTGCAGCCCGCGGTGTCTTCAGCCACAGCTTGCACAATGCAAAATCTGGGGTGTTCTGTGAGGGTCTGATGATTTTTGGGATTGTGGGGCCGTTCCTATCCAGATGTGCACATCCTTGTACTGGTCTGCAGTGTGTGTGTAGAGCTTGTGCTGCTCGAGACCTTCTGATAATGCCTGAAAACACGAGACAAGGCAGGAGGTGGGAagcagaggaggggaaaagggatATGTGTAGGACAAGCTGGTAATGGATGCCCTCTTCAgtttccccagtggtgcccaggcccGTATCGTCCTGTGCGTTAAGACAATCAGCCTCATTGCCTTGATCTGCCTGCGGATCGGGCAGGAGATGGTGCAGCAGCATCTGAGCGACACGGTGAGGAACTTCTTCGGGGCGTTCtcgctgctgcaggagctgcaggaccaGGTCAGTGATGTGCGAGAGGTGCTCCTGCCTTCGGCCCCGTGCGCAGCTGCAGGAGTGTGGTGGGCACACCTGCATACACCAGCACCGGTGTCAGCAGCGCCCAGCccaggctgtgtgtgtgtaattaCGTGGTGAGAGCGTCTGATCTCGGGAAtcttgctgttttctcctgtccagGGATTGACGGCGGAGTCGCTGAGCAGCTGCGAGGTGCCAGTGATGGAGGTGCCCCTCTCGGACGGGAAGCTGCTGGCCCTGGATCCGGCAGTGCTGATGGAGTTACAGAAGGTGTTTAACCCTGAGATGGCCTACATCACCTACATCCCCTTCTCTTGCTTGCTAGGTACGGCTTGGCTCCCTTCTCCTGGGCTTTGCGAGAGCTCCTCGCTCTGTGCATGCGTGTGTGACCTCAATTCAAGAGAAATCAGAGGGCATAGACCTGTCGGGGGAAACTCAGCTTCTGCGTGGTGGCTTGGTCTGCTTGTGGTGTCGGGAGCCCACCAggacttcaggctgctttgGCTGGGAACGGCATGTGGCTGCCTTGGGGGGTGTTGTGTTCACAGCCCGGAGCTGCCCCCCGTTCTGTCGCTGATGGTAGGGGATGAAGGCGAGGAAATCCCTTCCCTGGGAGCCGTGCTGTCTCTTTTCAGGCGATGTCATCCGGACGGTTGTGCCCAACTACTTGCTGGTTGAGAAGCTGGCCAGCCTCTACCTGGAAAACGTGAACCCAAAGAGCCTGCAGGCGGTCAGCCTCGAGCAAGCGCCGAGCGCGGCGGGCTCAGACCAGGACACGCGAGGGTCCGAGCCGCTCCCTAGCCACCACGAGGACAGCCACTCCGGCACTTTCGGCAGCGTGCTGGTGGGGAACCGCATCCAGGTTCCTGTGGACACGCAGCGGGAAGGCCTGGGCTTACTTCGCCTCGGTGCCGGCACCGATGGCTTTATTCCGAGCTCGTCCAGCGAGGAAAACGCTCTGAAGCACGACCTGCCTCGCAGCACCCACATGCTGTGCGGGAACTGGCTGGCCTACTGGCAGTACGAGATCGGGGTGAACCAACACGACCCCCGCTTCCACTTCCACCAGATCAAGCTGCAGAGTTTCTCAGGGCATTCGGGGGCCATCAAGTGCGTGGCGCCGCTCGGCAGCGAGGACTTCTTCCTCAGCGGCAGCAAGGACAAAACCGTCCGCCTCTGGCCCTTGTACAACTACGGGGATGGCACCAGCGAGGTGCCGCCGCGGTTCACCTACTCGGAGCACAAGAAGTCTGTTTTCTACGTGAGCCAGCTGGAGGCATCGCAGCACGTGGTGAGCTGCGACGGCACCGTGCACATCTGGGACCAGTTCACAGGTAAGAAGGGAAAGGGTAAGGGCTGGGGTGAACTGGTCCAGTCCTTAAAGACAGGAATATTGATTATTGAATGTTATATACTGAATATTATATACGAATTGCGATGGCTTTTGCTAAAAACCAGCACAGAGACTGGATATCTGCCGTGTAGCTTCTCCGTATGTTTACTGCTGTAACTTATGTGTCACGTTTTCACAGGCAAACTTCTCCGGACTTTCGACGAGTTAGACAACAAGGTCCCCATCACAGCTGTGACCACCATGCCACCTCCCTATCACAGCATCTCCGTGGCCAGCGCAGACTCTGTGCTGCGTTTCATTGACCACAGGAAGCCAGGACTGCAGGTAGGGAGCCTGTTGCTTTGCAAGCCAGCCTCCTTCAGGCTTGCCCATGGCCTCCATGTGCTTAGTAAAGCAATCCTGGCTGGTCCAAAGCCAGCTGTGATGACTCCACGGAAGCCAGCTGTGCCCCAAGGTCTCTTGTCCCCTAAATTCTGGATCCCCTAGACCTTTCGCCCCTTGGTAACTGGACTCTCTCTTGCAGCACGAGTTTCGCCTGGCCAGTGGGGTGAGCGCCGGGCTCATCCGCTGCTTGGCTGTCAGCCCTAGCGGGCGCAGCGTCATGGCTGGCTTCTCCTCTGGTTTCATTGTGCTGCTGGACACCAGGACCGGACTCATCATGCGGGGGTGGCCTGCCCACGAGGGAGACATCCTGCAGATCAAGGTGAGAGGTTCagctgggggcagtggggggctGCTTCATGGGCCTTGCTGGTCCTTGGAGGTTGTGTAGAGCATCCTGACGTGCTGCTTGGCAAAGCTCACCTGCTCCATCCTTGGGGCTTTCCTCCAGCCCTTGCTGTGTCCTTAAGTGGCTGCTCGGGCTCTCCTGCCCTGTGGTttgtgctgcaggcaggtgctCTCACTCCAGCCTGTGCTGAACAGAGATCTCAGCCCTCCCAAGTGTCAGGCCTGCCAAGCAGATCTGTGTCGGGGCAGGGAGTAGCCACATGTCCTGTGAAGAGGCGAATATTTTGCTTCTCCTCAGCGTTTTCAGCCCCTCTTGGAGAGTGTCGCTCTAATGAGTAACTCTTGTCCATATTTACCCatccccagggagcagcaatGGGGCTCCAGTGTCCTCGACCCAAACGCAGGTTAAGCAAAGTTCACTAGGGTGGGTTGTTTACCCTCTCACTAGCTCTGCTAATAAGCTCTCCGGGCTTCTATCCTCAGCAGTGTTTTCTACTGAGAACTCCCCATTTCCTTGTCcctgagaaggaaaataacttgGCAGGTGGTTTAACAGAGAGGGGAGACCACGTGGTAACCTCTTTACCCACTGCAGTAGTAGCAATGAATGATAGATAATGAATGAGTTGAGTATCAGCAGCTTTTTAAGAAGAGATGCAACCCATCTCTTGGACACTTTGCAGAGTGCTGGAGGAGGTCACCAGCTACCTGAGAGTCCTGTAGCTTGCGGTGTCCACCTGGACGCCTTGTTAATGCTGTTCAGTACTGGCTGCTGCTTGGAAATGGCTGGGGCTGTCCTAGAGGATTGCACCGAGACCGTTGGACTATTGGCAGCTACCTGCTAGTCTCATTTCCAGGATGGGTTTGGGAATCTTTACTGCAACAGCGCTGGTTCACTGGCACTTCATCTCCAACAGGCTGCAGAGGGCAATGTGCTAATCAGCTCCTCTTCGGATCATTCCCTGACCGTCTGGAAGGAACTGGAGCAGAAACCTCTGCACCACTACAAATCTGCATCTGAACCCATCCACGCATTTGACCTCTACGGCAATGAGGTGGTCACGGGCACCGTGGCCAACAAGATCGGTGTCTACTCCATGCTGGAGTCCTCAGCTCTGCCCATCAGCACGACCAAGCTGAGCTCGGAGAATTTCCGGGGTACTCTGACCAGCCTGGCGGTGCTGCCCACAAAATGCCATCTCCTGCTAGGCTCGGACAACGGCGTGATACGCCTCCTGGCgtagcagccccagcccaggagctTGTGGCCATCCCACAGCTCTGGTTGTAGAGCTGAAAGCCGGCAGCGCCGCTCGCAGAAGAGGCAGAGTTAGGTGTTTCTGAACGGACGATGCAGGGGGGAGGTGTACTCGTCGGTGAGCACTTGGTAAAGCATCTCTAACCTCtatctctaaaaaaaaaaaaagaaaaaaaaaagaaaagccataaCTGAGAAACCTCCACTGCTGCTGGGAGAAATATTGGGTGTTGTAGGTCACTGTCACCCCTGCAGAGAGGcctggagctttttctgtacCACGTGTGCCTGATCCCCAGGGGACTGTGAGCTGCCCTCCAGGGAAATGTGGACCATGGGTGTCCTCCCTCCTTCCATTACGGGGTAAGAGGTAGCCCTTGACACGAGTACAACAGTTTAGCTGACACGAATACAACAGTTTAGCTACTGCCATCTGCACTTACCCTTCGCACTCCGCTCCTGACCAACTGAACAGTCTTACTGGGATAGGGTAAGTGGGCACTGCTGCGTGGTGCCAGGCTTATCCTCCTCCTCTGGTCTGTGGGTTCGAGGCCCAGAGGATGCACTCTATTACCTTGAGGTTCTGCTGCCCACGTGCGAGCCTGTATGGGAGGAGGAGAGGTTAACTAGAGCACTCCTGTTGCCTTACTGGTTCCAGCGCAGAGTAGGAAGGCAGGTCAGCCAAGGCAGGAGCCCTGTATCTGCTGCACGGGTTCGTTTGGGAatgagctgctgcagagggatTGTTTGGGATGTGACCCTCTGGAGAGGCCAGAACTAGGTGCTTGCGTCAGGGTTTTTGCTTCTGGAGCAGAAAGGTGGGGATGGATTGTTGCTGGTTCCTGCCCCGGCAGCACTGCATCCCGTAATTATCAGCGGGGTGAGGAATGCTGCGTGCTGTGCGTTGGCAGAGTTTCTCAAGCAATTCCCTTTCTCatcctctctcccctcctttgTGCCGGTCAGACTCCCGGGGAagacagagcagcaggaaggtgCTCAGTTCTGCCCCTTCTCACCGTAGGGTCGAAACGTGGGGGCACAATCCAGCACAGTCCCCTTCTGGCCTTCCCTTTGGGGCAGCACTGTTTGCTCCCACTCCTCTGTAACCCAAAGGTGAGGAGAACGCTCTTTGACCCGGCAGCAGGAGCAGTTGCCTCACTTCTCTTACAGCGCTTTTCCAATCCATCCTTCAGCCTAAGTCAGAGCCAGTACTGGGGGAGCGGGAAGCTCTCCTCTTGGGCAGAGGAGGAGCCTGCTGTGAGTTGTCCTGGAAGGGGAAAGGGCTTCCCCCAGCTGCCAGTCCGAGCCAGGGAGCTGGGCAGGCTGCCCAAGGCTTCCAGGAGGGTGGGGAGGTGAGCGCTTGGCCCTGGCTATCCTTCTGACCCAAGGGGAGCTCTCAGTCCCGCGTTGCCTATTAACCATTTGCAATAGATGTAAATATTTACTTCTAATAAACTCTTTGAAAGAGATGTGCAGAAGTGTGTGGAGGAGCGCTCGGTGCCGGGCTGGGTGCGCTGAAGGGGCCCAGGTGCGGCGTGGCTCGGTGGCTCGGTGCgttggctgcagctctgcattcAGGCACCACTCGTGGTCCTGGAAGAGGGATGCTGCGAAGATGCCCCGGCTGTAAGGTAGGACTGCTGCACAGGGCTTGGATCCGCTTTCCAAGGGGAAGAAGCTCCCTGTGTTGCAGTGCTATGTCCCGAGGGAGTTTCGGgttgcagagcacagctccagcTCCGTTCGTTCCCACCGCCTGGGGTGAGTTTGGAAACCGTGAGCTGTCACAAGGGAAGGATGGCTGCAACTGCTGCAGTCCTTAGGAACTCCTGTCACGCTGAGGACGTGGCCGGAGCCGTATCCTGTGCTGGGAAGGATCACTTGTTTCTGCATGCGGCACGAAACTGGACAGCGCTGCTGGAGTTCTGCCTGTCCCCAGGACCTTTCCTCCGTACCCAAACAGTGCATGCGCTGCAGGGCCAGCTGCTGACAGGGCTCCggctcctgctgtgccccaggagaagcagcagctgctctcagATGCCCAGCCCGCACGCTGCCTGGGTCCATGGCCACGGGGCCCCGGGCACCTGCTCGCTGTTAAAAACCGTGCCTCGTGCTCGCTGCAGCACAAgcagccgggctgcggggaggaaATAGCTGAGGcttcctgcaaagaaaattCCCAAACCAGAGAGAGCCCTGTGGCAGTAAATACCGAGCCCTACATTTTCACTGGAGTTATGAATAAAAGGGAGCATTCCCAGCACAGGGGGTGCATGGAAAGCAGAGCCACTGCTAGGGCAGCTGACTTCTCCCACCAGCAGAAATAACGTTTCAGAGCTGGTAAACTCAAGGTTAACGCTGTTTTGAAGGTGCAGCAGCATAAGCTGTCTCCCCATCTCCAGATACACCACAAACTCACTCTTATGCCCCAAACAAATGTTTAACCGGATGCTGTAAGTCAATATTTGCTTGCCAAATTCTCAAACAGGGGGTGGTGCTGAAGGTCACTCTCGGTGGGTCGGAGGGCTGGGCAAGAGGCTGTGCCCCATGCAGAGCCATCGGCCGGGCCAAAGCAGGTGCCAGCTCCAACGTGGACACCAACAACAGGTAAGGGGCACGCAAAGGAGGATTTTTGAGAAATGGGGGCATTTCCAAGGAGCAATAGTGCTTTCCCGGGGAGGGTGTAGGACTGGCAGAGAGTTAAAGGATGGGCACCACAAAGTACAGGGCGTTTGGGGGTCGTATGTGGCTGCAGGATTTGGGGTGAGGGGGCATGACGCGGTCTCAAGTTTTGCCTCTGCTGCTTGGCAGCTGGGGTTGCAGCCCAGCAGTTTCAGGTCAAAGCTGGGACTGCTTGGAGAGTGGAAAGCAGCCCCAGGAATTAAGCATACAGCTACCACGGCAATGCCTGGGTTCTGGATGGAGGGTCCATGTTAAAGAAAAGAGGGGTTATTTCTGTTCGAGCAGGAAAAGTAGCTGGTTGAAGCAGTGGCCAGGGGGAGGGTGGGGTTTCATCCACTGCCCTGGAAGCTCCCCCTGTCCTGTACTGGAACTGAAGCACAGGGGTGGGAGAGGCCGGGTTTGCCGGCAAAGGGGGAAGGCAagtgctgggaaggggaggaCTCTCTATTCCAGGACTAAGTGCTGATAAATTGCGCTGGTGTCGTGCTTCCTACCTGCAAATTCCCTCCCAGGCAGCACTTGCTGAGTGCCTGTGGCCCCGCAGAAGCAGGTTAGTATCCCTTCTCAAAAGAGCTGGGGCACAGCCGAGAAAGGACGCCGTGCCCGCACCTCGGTGCTTTGcacggggaaggagcagaggctCTTGTCTTCTTCCAGAGGCACAATGTGTGTAGGGCTGATTAGGGAAATACCATTTGCAATCCAGATGAATGAGGGTGTTGGGGTCAGAAATGCAGTTTCCTAGCAAGAAAGTGTCGTGCGAGAGCCTAGCTGTGGTTACAGCTCTGATCCGGCACCGGTCCCCCGTTCCTCTCTGATTTCTCTGCCTTGGCGTTGGACCCAGGAGTCCTGTGTTGTTTCTTTGCAGCATTGTTCATCTCCCTACTGCCTTCTGCAAGCTCCTGCGCCAACCTGTTTGGCCAGGTTGATAATTTTCTCCCTGTAGACCTGAATAAGCTCAGcttgctgctgccaggcagctgGAAATAACTCCTCTCTCAGCTGGTCCTTCTGTTCCAGAAATATGGTGTTGCTCTGGGGGCTGTTGCTGCTCTGCCTATCTGCTCTGCACACTCAGCTACGGGTAAGTCGCTTCCCTCCCGTGGTTTTGGGGCCTCTCCTGGCCAGCAAAAAGGGCAAAGGCAGCGAGGTTGTTCTCCAGCCTCTGGGGCAAATACTGCCTGACGTTTCTGCGTGAGCTGTGGAGGACATTGCTCCCCTGCTACGGCGTTAGCTTGTGCCCCAGTGCAGGAAGGTTTCTAATCTGCCTTTCCCTATCTAAAATGTTGGTGGATGTTCCCATTACTCAAGGGgatttctgtagaaaatctTTAGAAACTTGGCTTCAATTGTATTTAGTGACCGTGACATTCAGGGGTTAATAGGACATTGTTTtaataacagcttttttttttcccctctgttttaAATCTGGATCCCTTTCAGATCTGAGATTGCAAAACTGCCTGAAGAATACATTATTTCATACCCTTCTTACCCAGTCCCTTTCCAAACAAATCCAGCAGCATTTGcagcctctcccagctcctgctcattTCCACGTCCCCTCAGCGGACCCCACTGTCCCTGTTTCTGCATCCTAAAGCCTTGTCCCTGCTACAGCCACACGAGCACCTCAGGACTGCcgcagccaggctgctgccagcttctGACCTGGCCCCACGGGAATGTGTTAGGAGTAGGGGCGGAGAAGACTGACTCTGGAAATTCGGAGGAAATTTATCAGCGACCTgactttgctgttttcctttccagctcCCTTTGGCTCAGGCCATTGAGCAACAGCATCTCTCCTTAGATGAAGTCGTGAACCTGAAGGTAAGCAGCCACCGGTTCCATCCCAGGGACTTGCTCTTACACTGTGTACTTGCAGCAGTTTTCCAGACTGAGCCCAGGCAGTGTGATCTAGCAGTGGCAGTGCAAGAAGTCCATTTTGTGCAgacttccctccctgcctcacctgctgctgctgctgacgcTGTGCTCCGTTGTGTTGGATGCTCTAGCCCAGGTAGCTGGGCAGCACGGAGTAAATGTCAGCAGCTGACCGTGCAGGGACTGGCAGGTGAATTATTTCACTCCTGACTGCTAagggaagatgaagaaaacaacTAGCTGTGAGGGTGAGAAGGAGAAAGGCTCGTAGCTGATGCTAACCACCGAGCAGCAGAGGAATGTCATCCAAATGCTGGTGAGAACAGCGAGATCTGAGGCAAAAGCACGTGTTTAAGACCCTGCAAATATAAGGACAATAGCAGCAGTGCTATAGTCTAAAGCTTAGACAACTGGAAAATGAggattttggaaagaaaagcaatggaATAAAACAGACGAGTCAAGAGGAGACAGATGCCTGGAGGAGGATCTGAGCCAGAACGGATCAAGGCTGTGACAGCAGCAGAGGGTGCTGACCGATGCATGAGGCAGATCCGCAGTCCCAAAATATgtgagaggaggaggtgaaATCAAGGTTGAGGCTGAGCAGGTGGCGGCTCCTGTCCCCGCAGCAGGTCTGCTGGGTTCATTTACCTGGGGCAGGCCCTgagagcaggcagagggggAACCACTGCAAGCCCCCGACTCGAGTCCATTTTCCTGGCATAAAGACATCCATTTTTCCAACCTTACGGAGGTGCTGTTAACCTCAAGGTTAAAACATAAATCAAAGCAAGGTCGCCACGAGAGTAGAGAAGTTGGAGTTTTCTCAGCCCATTTAATTGTAGTGTCAAACCCACTAGGGAGGCAGTGCTCCTGCTTTCCCACTGCTCTACCCTTCTCGTTTCTCCCCAGGACctgaaaggagatgaaaaggTACTGGCTGCTCTGCCAGGAGCTGTCCCAACCCTGCCGGATGCAAAGCTCTCAGACGCCTGGGAGGAGGCCTACAGAACGGCGTTACCTTTCCCCACCACCCCAGAAGGAATCGAGAATGATGAGAGCCCTGAAGATACGGccacagctggggctgggaacTGTCACGGACAGGAACTGGCTGGGGAAGTCCTCTCttctgaagaggaaggagaggatgaAGACAACCAAAGCTGTGACATAACCTGGAAGAAGAGCCAGAGGCTAGCAAAAGGGTTGATGAAATTCAGCATCGATCTCCTGAGAGAGGTCCAGCAGGAGTCTGACAGAAGCAATGTGATCCTGTCTCCCCTCAGCATCGCCCTCGCCTTGTCCCACCTGGCACTGGGTAAATTCTGCACTACCAAAGCACCCGTTCCTGCCTTTCCTTGCACCCCCTCCTGGAGGCACCAGGAGCCAATGTGCAAAATGCTGCACCTTCCACTTAAATCCACTCCCGCAGCTTTAATTAGGGACTATTACAATTAAAGCTGCTCTCTGTAGCCCGTGTTGAGGATCCTCCTCTCACATTTCTCCAGCATCTTTTGTAAGGCACCCTATCTTTCTAAAAGGAGAGTAATGTCCCTGTTTTCCACTACACGGGCATGAACTAACGGGGATTTGCCTTTGCTTTAGGAGCAGCAAACCAGACCGAGAAGCACCTGCTGGAGGTGATGCACCTGGAATCCGTGCCCTGTCTCCACCACATGCTGAGCACCCTTCGCAGAAGGCTGGCAGAAGCCACGCTCAGCCTTGCGTCGCGGGTGTACCTGCAGAAAGGTGAGAGCTGGCTCAGGTGGTCCCCAGGGATGTGGGATAAAACTCTCAGAGTGACAGAGAGAGATGGGAGCCTGCTGCTGTACTGGGAACATATTTCCGTTTCCCTAAGTGCTTCCCCTGGGGAGCATCATGCATACTGAGCAATTTTTTTCAAGGTATGGTGACTTCACATGGaattcttcctctctgctaGGATTTGAGGTGAAAGAGAAGTTCCTGGAGGATTCAGAAAAATTCTATGGGGCAAAGCCTGTGAGCCTTTCTGGGAGCAGCGAGGATGACGTCGAGGCCATAAACAAGTGGGTAAAGGAGGCAACTAATGGGCAAATACCCaccttcctgcagcagctccctgaaAACACAGTGATGCTCTTGCTCAATGCAATCCATTTCCATGGTGAGCTCCACAGGTCTTACTTTTCAAGCCTGATCATCTCGAGGAATAGTTAGAAATCTAGTTTTCTGCCAACGCTGTAGTTGAATGGCATCTCTTTTTATTGCTTCCTGCTAGTCAATCTGCTTGTTCTTTTCTTGTGCATCTGCTGTTCCTCTTGCTTTGATTTCTTTACAGTAATGATCCCCAACTCTTTCACATGTGCTAAAAATGTTGCTTGACTGTAGAGTCAGAATACAGCAGGTGGAACCTGTGGTATTTTTGCGTCCTGGTTCAGGATCCCAGACAGCCGCACATCACTGCTCATCTTAACCAAAGCAGGTCACATGCAGCCCGCTGCACACCGACCGTACAGCTTGGAGGCAGCTTCTGTGGATTTATTTCTGACTACAGTGTGGTGGTCAGGCACGTCTTCCTCTTTTAACTCCCCGAGAGCTGTGCATCAAAGACCAAATGCTTCCAGGGTaaatctgcaaatattttttagctTGGTTTTGGAGCACCCGTTTCACTGTACGCAACACAAAGcgacacttcatttttttcaaagcacttcacAAGCGTACATGGCTTTATCTTCATAGCCTTCAGTAATCTCCCACGCTGAGGCATGAGGATTAATCCTAGTTCCTTTTGTTATCCCATAGTCCCTCTCTGGAAGATAAGGGCTTCCTGTTGTTACGGTTCCTCCAGCCTCGGTACCGACTTCACTGTATTTCTACTTGCCTGGTCTCTATCTGCCTTGTCTGAGAACTCGCGCTA
This is a stretch of genomic DNA from Anser cygnoides isolate HZ-2024a breed goose chromosome 18, Taihu_goose_T2T_genome, whole genome shotgun sequence. It encodes these proteins:
- the SERPINF2 gene encoding alpha-2-antiplasmin, which codes for MVLLWGLLLLCLSALHTQLRLPLAQAIEQQHLSLDEVVNLKDLKGDEKVLAALPGAVPTLPDAKLSDAWEEAYRTALPFPTTPEGIENDESPEDTATAGAGNCHGQELAGEVLSSEEEGEDEDNQSCDITWKKSQRLAKGLMKFSIDLLREVQQESDRSNVILSPLSIALALSHLALGAANQTEKHLLEVMHLESVPCLHHMLSTLRRRLAEATLSLASRVYLQKGFEVKEKFLEDSEKFYGAKPVSLSGSSEDDVEAINKWVKEATNGQIPTFLQQLPENTVMLLLNAIHFHGFWKNKFDAAFTSPDVFHLDDDFVVSVEMMKAQRYSLSWFTLESHDIQVAKFPFKGNVSFVVIVPNQYSWNTSHVLENFPYGQLCRLFPKEVPTTVKIPKMKLDYQLELNNVLSQMGLQELFTSPDLQKISDESLFVSSIQHQSSLELKEDGVEGSAATSVVISRSLSAFSLDRPFLFIIFEEEMGVPLFIGSVQNPNPNAAPQLKEPRHSPDARDDKEYPMPK